TATCAATCTTACATTGATACGACATTGAGAAGCAAATTTTGTCTAATATGCCACTAAAGCATCCGTTAACAGAGATCAGAACTCAACAGTTCGTGGTCTTCAATTTCTGGACAACAACGGATGATCTTCATCTTTAGAGTCCTGATTATGTAATTTGAATTTCAATTCATTAATATAttaaatattttcataatttattaCCACATTAAGAATTATGCAacacaaataaataaattgaatatttttattggtcttgataaattaaaacaaaacTTTAATCTTGGATTTAGTGTtttaatgaaaaagaaggatAATGAAAGGGgattaatgaagaagaaggagaacaagaaagaaaaatgGTTTCTTCGATGAAAAGGGGAACAGAAGCAATcaaatttaatttgattttctagATGGTAAGTATGAAAatatataattgaaaaaataaaattactttaatCATTTATGGgaggtggtaaataggaaaagtGTGGGTCGCAAATAGGAAAAATCAAACCTTATCCTCCCCAAAATGCTCCCAAAGAGGTTTATTTTTTGAAAACCGCGCATCCATCTGAATATATGAGATCCAATAAAAATATGTTTGTGAAAACCGGTTTTTGTATGGTTTGTGGGAAAGAGTTCATTAAACATTTTTGTTAGTAAATTCTAATAAAAATATTTCTTCgatgaataaaaataaaagaacggTTATACATGAACCAAAAGACAAGCAGGCGACAATTAAAAGTGAGGTTATACATGAACCAAAAGATAAACATACCGTGTTTTTTTCATGATCAAATTTCACTTGAAATTAATGTAATCAAATATTTCTCGGTTTTCCTTTCCTCGTTTTTTTTAAGGTTACGAAAGTTGAAGACGATGAACAAGAATTTGAAGATAATTCAGAACTACATGAAGAAcctagtaaaataaaataaaatagggatacCACAAAATGAAATATTTgaagtataaaattgaagtgactAAAGTACGATATGAAATAAAGAAGGAAACTTGTGTCAACATAATATAAAAGCAGTTACCTGAAGGAGGAGAATTTGGGGCAATACCAGAAAAAGCATGACCTTAAGTCCCACGAAACATCGAATGGGTTGAACCACCAGGACTATGCGATCCAAGCAAACTAGACGGTGTCTCTTGAAGCCGAAAAGTGATACGTGTAGTCCGAATTACCAAAGGATTCATAGAAATTGCAGCTAAGCGCGGAGAAAAAACTTTAGGCTTACCTGGACGAGGAAGACGAACGCCTATACTCTCTATGCGCTCTATGAAGGAAGACGAGGAAGGACTAGCACAAACTAGACGAGTCTGTAAAGGAAGCACAAAAGAAGCATCATCTGTAAGAATCAAAGGAAAACGTGGAATCGGTAAAGTACACGCATCATGTTTATTTTTCTTGGCTTTATGCTTCAGGGTCCATTCATGTTTGGGGATGTTAAGATACACTTctacaaaatataatttttttcttgAACCCGAGAGAACCCGTAAGAGGACTATCCTTCCCTTATTTTTTCAAAATGAAAAAAcagagagaagagaaaaaaaatattatgctaGGAAAAATCGATAGAAATCACAAGAAATACTTGGTTGACTGGCGAACCAAGGTAAGGCTTGGGAACATCGAGATTCACCGGCTTCTTCTGACTTGGAGAATGAAGTAATAATCTTTCCCCCTTCTTCTTCGACTCCTTGTTGAGTGGTTCTTCATTAGCAGGAGGATCCCAGTAGATAACTAGAGGATATAAAACAACCTTCGGTGATGGATGGGGTCTGTGTTTCTTTGCAACTGAGTCATTCAACTTGATACGTCCAGATGCATGCATCTATTGAAGATCTTTACGGGTCAATTCTGCGGGAGAAGACTCTTATTGTAGGAGAAAGTTCAAATAGCACCTACATATTTTACGCTGATGGAGATACCAATTGGGAAAAACAATAGGTATACGAGTTATGGAAGGATAAAAGAAGCAAAATAAAACGAAGTGATCCCCTCAGGTGCTTACCTTCACTAAATATAAAACGATCAAACCTATTTCCAATAACTTTATCCTCAGAAATCATTGCATATGGAGGGGGATGGGTAATACCTTAATAAAACCCTGACTAACGAGCCACGCGGTCTTAGTTATAAGACATGGCTAGAAATCTACCCGAAGAGCCTGAAATATGACCAGGCAATACTGTTGAAACATAATCAAAATCGGTAAAATGCAACACCTACAAAGCATCCAAAGTCACATCTGAAATCTCAGTGTTAAAATTGTAATGAAGAGGATTCGAGCGGCTATCATGATAAGTAAAGGCTTTGAACTCCTTGGTCATATCCATGTATGTCACTGTAATAcctgatattcggcagtggttggccgaatggaatataagtaatggtttgtcctttcctaacaccgaggccttttcaacacatttggctccagagttggcagaagactctgcagttaagcgtgcttgggcgagaatAATCcttggatgggtgacctcccgggaagtttctgctggattaccgcagcgatgccctttgaaaaccccacactgtcggatatCCACAATGtccaagtggggacagtatcggtggaaggACGGGTCATTATAAATGGTATAAAAGTCAacgacgggtcacctgccgagAGTGGGAAGGTACCTGGatggggttggtccaggtgcttcttaTGAGTGGCAGGGAACGTCGAAGATCCGGGATTGAGTATATTCtagagccgaggacggctccaatttaaggtggtggtattgtatcACCCCGATATTCGGAAGTGGTTGCccgaatgaaatataagtaatggtttgtcctttcctagcaccgaggccttttcagcacatttGGCTCCAGAGTTGACAGAAAGctttgcagttaagcgtgcttgggcaggagcaatcctgggatgggtgacctcccgggaagtttctgctggattaccgcagtgttgcccgttgaaaatcccacactgccggatatacGCAGTGgccaagtggggacagtatcggtggaaggACGGGTCAATATATTCACTAAattgtttttcgaagtcaagcCCTTTCTGTGATAAAGAGCAATGAGCTGGTAGTTATAGAAAATAGGGATAACGCAGGCACGAGTACCGTCTTCATTATAAACATCCTCATCCCGATGAACGAAAAATTCATGAACGCCCATACAgtaagagaaaatatattcccacAACCATACCGCGAAAATTTTCAAGAAAACAAAAGTATTCACCTAACAATATTAACACCGCAAATGTATGAAACGATAAAATTTAAATAGCGATACGCAATACATAAGAACATATGCGCAAGAGAAAACGAAACACCCTGAAACATCAACAAGCTGTCAGCATGAGCTTATATTTAATCATATCGCGGGGACTGTGCTCGAAGATATCATGACATCGCCAATACAGTAAACGTGAATATATCATCCCTCCATTGTTATCCTTTCAGGGGAGGGGGAGGGGGGGGTCGGATTTCCCATCCACGAGATTTGGATCTCAATACTTAACCCAAAAGAGAAAAGATGTATGTTTATCAACCTTTATGATATATTCCAGAACCGCCCCATCCTTGTCGGCTTCCTCAAGAGGTTTAGAAGCTACGGAAGCCTTTCTTGAATCGGCTAACAACTTTTTCGAACCCTACTTGGATAATGGAGGGACATGAGGTATTTCACCACCAGTCGAAATATCCTTACCCTTATGTTTGGGTAAAGGTTGAggagcttcttttttttttttttctttcttcccttTTGCCTTACCTTTCTTAGGGGTCCCCTTTTTCTCCACCTTTTGGTATTGATATTTATCCTTGCAATCGAGCAAATAAGTCCAAAAATTCTTATCCTCTTGATTCATGGCTTTACGAGTGGCGGCCTGGAAAAGCTGGggcataacaaccacacccaataattcgttcagcaatttgtatggactaactccaatataattccgagagcaccagcttGTAAAGCGATCTcaaccaagaaatatatcaaagagttatctctcaatttcacaatataatattcaatcgaacagat
The nucleotide sequence above comes from Papaver somniferum cultivar HN1 chromosome 8, ASM357369v1, whole genome shotgun sequence. Encoded proteins:
- the LOC113301262 gene encoding uncharacterized protein LOC113301262 isoform X2 — its product is MHASGRIKLNDSVAKKHRPHPSPKVVLYPLVIYWDPPANEEPLNKESKKKGERLLLHSPSQKKPVNLDVPKPYLGSPVNQTRLVCASPSSSSFIERIESIGVRLPRPETPSSLLGSHSPGGSTHSMFRGT
- the LOC113301262 gene encoding uncharacterized protein LOC113301262 isoform X1, which encodes MHASGRIKLNDSVAKKHRPHPSPKVVLYPLVIYWDPPANEEPLNKESKKKGERLLLHSPSQKKPVNLDVPKPYLGSPVNQTRLVCASPSSSSFIERIESIGVRLPRPGKPKVFSPRLAAISMNPLVIRTTRITFRLQETPSSLLGSHSPGGSTHSMFRGT